In the genome of Deltaproteobacteria bacterium CG2_30_66_27, the window CCGGAGATGTGAGACTCCCGAGCCCGCGGCAAAGAGACTCTCCCCGAGATCGCCGTGGCCTTCGAGGATGTCACGGCCGCCTTGCACGAGACGGGCGTGGTCGATCCCCCAGAACATTTCGAACTTCTCGCTGGTCTCTCCGCCCAGGAACCGGTCCAGCGCGCGATCGTCGAGACGCGTCCCGTCGGGCGCGAGCAGCGTACTCTTGCTCCCTTTGCGCCGCACGAACGCGATCTCGGTCCCGCTCGAGTGGCGCAGACGTCCGCCGATGCGTAGTGCGTCGTAGGGATGCAGGAAGGCATCGCTCGTTTGTCCGGGGATGCCGTACAGCGCCGCGTGGAGCGCGCGGAGCGCGGAGCTCTTCCCGGCCTCGTTGGGTCCGAACACGACATGGAGGCCGAGATTACCCGCGCTCAGATCAAGCGTCTGACCGCTGAACGGACCGAACGCCGTGAGTTTCAGTTCGAGGATCTTCACGAAACCGATCCCTGTCGAATGATTCGCGCGAGGAGCAGTTCCCTGGCCTCGACTACCATGCGCGCCAGGGTTTCCGGCGAGTGCGGATCGACTGTGTCCTCACCGTCGAGCAGCTCCCGCGGCAACACGCCGCGGATGTCGACGAGCGATGCGCGCAACGCCTCGATCTCTGCGGGATCGCCCGCGGCGGACGCGATGTCGCGGATGAGACTCCCGATCGCGTCGTCGCGCGCCGCGAGCTGCGCGAGATCAGTCGGGCGTTCGGTCGCGAAACGCACTTTCTCGATCCAGACGTCGGTCGAGCCGACACCGGCTGCCAGCGCGCGGACTTCCTGCGTCCACCGATCCGGATCGGACGCGATCTCGTCGTGGCAGGCCACAGGCCCGCAGACCTCGACACGGACCGCCAACGCGCGGCCGTCCGAGCGATCGGCCTCGGACGCGATGGCGTGCGCCACCCTATCGAGCACCTCGCCGGTCGATGAAGCTCCCTCGGCGTCGATGCGGGTGACGGCCCAACGCAGGACGTCTACCGGGCGCTCCTCGACTTGCTTGACCGCGCCGTTCTCGACCGTCACAAGCGTGCAGCCCTTGGGACCGGTCTCGCGTGCGTGACGGCCCTGCAGGTTCCCTGGGAACACGATCCAGGGGTCCTGCGACACGACCTCCCGCTTGTGAACGTGCCCCAGGGCCCAGTACTGATAGCCCTTCTGCGCGAGGAGCTGCGACAACGTCGGCGCATAGGGCGCGTGCCCTGGGCGCCCGTCGAGGCTCGTGTGGAGCAATCCGACGTGGAACATGCTTCCGTCGGCTGCTGGATAAGCGGCGGCGAGATCCGCGGTGATCCCGCGGGTCGCGTAGCCCTGCCCATGGACGGCGACGTCGAACGCCTCGACGAAGCGCGTCTCGGGCTTCTTCGTGGAGAAGAAGTGCACGTTGTCGGGCGGACGCAGGTTCTTCGTGAGCTGGCTCGCGGCGTCGTGGTTGCCCGCAACGACGAAGACCGGAATTTGCGCCTCCCGCAGTTTCGCCATCTGCTCCACGAAGAAAAGGCCCGTGCGGTAGTCCTTCCAGTCGCCGTCGTAGAGGTCGCCCACGAGCAGGACAAAGGCAACTTCCTCGTCGATCGCGAGGCCAACGAGATTCTCGAACGCGCGCCGCGTGGCACTACGCACCGCGTCAACAGGCGCTGACTCATAGCGGTCGAGCCCGACCAGCGGGCTGTCGAGGTGCACATCGGCCGCATGTAGGAAGCGAAACATCTCACTCGTTCCTCAGTTGAATCGGGCAACGCTCAGGCTGAGCTGCGGGGCCTCAATCTTTCCCGCAGGGCAGCCACGTCAGCTCCAGCCTGTGGCATCGCACAATAAAATATTCTTATGTCATTTCTTCTACAACTAAATGGCTGATGGCAGACAGTAATGCACATACTTCTTTATGGTTCGTCACTGGAAATTCCGCTCCTGGGTGCAGAGACTGAGATATATCTGGGTTATCTTTGTAGGCTTGGATTCTAATATAATATTTGCATTCTCCATCTGCCCAATTCAATGCACTGCTTCTTTTGTCTGC includes:
- a CDS encoding DNA repair exonuclease translates to MFRFLHAADVHLDSPLVGLDRYESAPVDAVRSATRRAFENLVGLAIDEEVAFVLLVGDLYDGDWKDYRTGLFFVEQMAKLREAQIPVFVVAGNHDAASQLTKNLRPPDNVHFFSTKKPETRFVEAFDVAVHGQGYATRGITADLAAAYPAADGSMFHVGLLHTSLDGRPGHAPYAPTLSQLLAQKGYQYWALGHVHKREVVSQDPWIVFPGNLQGRHARETGPKGCTLVTVENGAVKQVEERPVDVLRWAVTRIDAEGASSTGEVLDRVAHAIASEADRSDGRALAVRVEVCGPVACHDEIASDPDRWTQEVRALAAGVGSTDVWIEKVRFATERPTDLAQLAARDDAIGSLIRDIASAAGDPAEIEALRASLVDIRGVLPRELLDGEDTVDPHSPETLARMVVEARELLLARIIRQGSVS